The Lycium barbarum isolate Lr01 chromosome 10, ASM1917538v2, whole genome shotgun sequence genome includes a region encoding these proteins:
- the LOC132615538 gene encoding 1-aminocyclopropane-1-carboxylate oxidase homolog 1-like, with amino-acid sequence MVDYDRAEELKAFDNTKAGVKGLVDAGIVHIPEIFVTPSIKENEFNAQNLDSCSNVNVQIPVIDLEDINKDDFRRRRIVEEVGEACETWGFFQVVNHGVPQHIMDEMIRGVRSFNEQPNETKMEFYSRDDMKKVFFNSNFDLYQSKAADWRDTLACLMAPNPPSSDELPEICREELLQYSEHVRKLGHTMLELLSEALGLKSNHLLEMECAKGHFILSHYYPPCPEPDRTNGITKHTDPDFFTILLQDHIGGLQIYHQNRWIDIHPVTGALVINLGDLLQLLSNDKFKSAEHRVLANHIGPRISVACFFTTYLQPFDKLYGPIKELLSNENPPLYKETTVRNYVSHYNSKGLGARPSLLDFRL; translated from the exons atggttGACTATGATCGAGCAGAAGAGCTCAAGGCCTTCGATAACACAAAGGCCGGTGTAAAAGGACTAGTCGATGCAGGGATAGTTCATATCCCTGAGATTTTCGTTACAccgtccataaaagaaaatgagTTCAATGCTCAGAATCTTGATTCATGCTCCAACGTCAACGTTCAAATCCCAGTTATAGATCTTGAGGACATAAACAAAGACGATTTTCGACGTAGGAGAATAGTTGAAGAGGTTGGTGAGGCATGTGAGACTTGGGGATTTTTTCAAGTTGTGAACCATGGTGTGCCTCAACATATCATGGATGAGATGATTCGAGGAGTTCGAAGTTTCAATGAGCAACCAAATGAGACAAAGATGGAGTTTTACTCAAGGGATGATATGAAGAAGGTGTTTTTTAATAGCAATTTTGATCTCTATCAATCTAAGGCTGCAGATTGGAGGGATACACTAGCTTGTCTCATGGCTCCAAATCCTCCAAGTAGTGATGAATTACCAGAAATATGCAG GGAGGAATTACTTCAATATTCTGAGCATGTTCGAAAGTTGGGCCACACAATGTTAGAGTTGCTGTCAGAGGCACTTGGGCTGAAGTCCAATCACTTGTTGGAAATGGAGTGTGCAAAAGGCCATTTCATTCTCAGTCATTACTATCCACCTTGTCCTGAACCAGACAGAACTAATGGAATCACAAAGCATACTGACCCAGATTTCTTCACAATTCTTCTACAAGATCACATTGGTGGCCTTCAAATTTATCACCAAAACCGATGGATTGATATTCATCCAGTGACTGGAGCACTAGTTATCAATCTTGGTGACCTTCTGCAG CTTCTATCAAATGACAAGTTCAAAAGTGCTGAGCACAGAGTATTGGCAAATCATATTGGACCAAGAATTTCAGTTGCATGTTTTTTCACAACTTATCTTCAGCCATTTGATAAGCTCTATGGCCCAATAAAGGAATTGTTGTCAAATGAAAATCCTCCTTTGTACAAGGAAACAACAGTGAGAAATTATGTATCACATTACAACTCCAAAGGACTTGGAGCTCGTCCTTCACTTCTCGATTTCAGGCTGTAG
- the LOC132613649 gene encoding 1-aminocyclopropane-1-carboxylate oxidase homolog 1-like isoform X2 gives MVDYDRAKELKAFDDTKAGVKGLVDAGIVHIPEFFITPAAKDEFSPKNLDSSSDINIQIPVIDLTDINEDDFQRRKIVEKIGEACETWGFFQVVNHGVPQHVMDEMIQAVRSFNEQPNEIKMEFYSRDNLKKVKFNSNFDLYQSKAANWRDTLACVMAPNPPSSDELPEACREELLQYSEHIRRLGHTIFELLAEALGLKPNHLLDMECAKGHFILSHYYPPCPEPSKTLGITKHTDPDFFTILLQDQIGGLQIYHQNQWIDIHPVTGALVVNLGDLLQVLSLLEGQLLSPSFSQMTSSKVLSIEYCQNILGQGFQLHAFSQLNFSHLIIFMAQ, from the exons ATGGTTGACTATGATAGAGCAAAAGAGCTCAAGGCCTTCGATGACACAAAGGCCGGTGTAAAAGGATTAGTCGATGCAGGGATAGTTCATATCCCTGAGTTCTTCATTACACCGGCCGCAAAAGATGAATTCAGTCCTAAGAATCTTGATTCATCCTCAGACATAAACATTCAAATCCCAGTTATAGATCTTACGGACATAAATGAAGATGATTTTCAACGTaggaaaattgttgaaaaaattggAGAAGCGTGTGAGACTTGGGGATTTTTTCAAGTTGTCAACCATGGTGTGCCACAACATGTTATGGATGAGATGATTCAAGCAGTTCGAAGTTTCAATGAACAACCAAATGAGATAAAGATGGAGTTTTACTCGAGGGATAATTTGAAGAAGGTGAAGTTTAATAGTAACTTTGATCTTTATCAGTCTAAGGCTGCAAATTGGAGGGATACACTAGCTTGTGTCATGGCTCCTAATCCTCCAAGTAGTGATGAATTACCAGAAGCATGCAG GGAGGAATTACTTCAATATTCTGAGCATATTAGAAGGTTGGGCCACACAATATTTGAGTTACTGGCAGAGGCacttgggctaaagcccaatcaCTTGTTGGACATGGAGTGTGCAAAAGGCCATTTCATTCTGAGTCATTATTATCCACCTTGTCCAGAGCCAAGCAAGACTCTTGGAATTACAAAGCATACGGACCCAGATTTCTTCACTATTCTTCTACAAGACCAAATTGGTGGGCTTCAAATTTATCACCAAAATCAATGGATTGATATTCATCCAGTGACTGGAGCCCTAGTTGTCAATCTTGGTGACCTTTTGCAG GTTCTTTCTCTACTAGAGGGACAACTTTTGTCCCCAAG CTTCTCTCAAATGACAAGTTCAAAAGTGCTGAGCATAGAGTACTGTCAAAACATATTGGGCCAAGGATTTCAGTTGCATGCTTTTTCACAACTCAATTTCAGCCATTTGATAATCTTTATGGCCCAATAA
- the LOC132613649 gene encoding 1-aminocyclopropane-1-carboxylate oxidase homolog 1-like isoform X1, translating into MVDYDRAKELKAFDDTKAGVKGLVDAGIVHIPEFFITPAAKDEFSPKNLDSSSDINIQIPVIDLTDINEDDFQRRKIVEKIGEACETWGFFQVVNHGVPQHVMDEMIQAVRSFNEQPNEIKMEFYSRDNLKKVKFNSNFDLYQSKAANWRDTLACVMAPNPPSSDELPEACREELLQYSEHIRRLGHTIFELLAEALGLKPNHLLDMECAKGHFILSHYYPPCPEPSKTLGITKHTDPDFFTILLQDQIGGLQIYHQNQWIDIHPVTGALVVNLGDLLQLLSNDKFKSAEHRVLSKHIGPRISVACFFTTQFQPFDNLYGPIKELLSDENPPLYKKTTVRDYVSYYNSNGLGARPPLLHLRL; encoded by the exons ATGGTTGACTATGATAGAGCAAAAGAGCTCAAGGCCTTCGATGACACAAAGGCCGGTGTAAAAGGATTAGTCGATGCAGGGATAGTTCATATCCCTGAGTTCTTCATTACACCGGCCGCAAAAGATGAATTCAGTCCTAAGAATCTTGATTCATCCTCAGACATAAACATTCAAATCCCAGTTATAGATCTTACGGACATAAATGAAGATGATTTTCAACGTaggaaaattgttgaaaaaattggAGAAGCGTGTGAGACTTGGGGATTTTTTCAAGTTGTCAACCATGGTGTGCCACAACATGTTATGGATGAGATGATTCAAGCAGTTCGAAGTTTCAATGAACAACCAAATGAGATAAAGATGGAGTTTTACTCGAGGGATAATTTGAAGAAGGTGAAGTTTAATAGTAACTTTGATCTTTATCAGTCTAAGGCTGCAAATTGGAGGGATACACTAGCTTGTGTCATGGCTCCTAATCCTCCAAGTAGTGATGAATTACCAGAAGCATGCAG GGAGGAATTACTTCAATATTCTGAGCATATTAGAAGGTTGGGCCACACAATATTTGAGTTACTGGCAGAGGCacttgggctaaagcccaatcaCTTGTTGGACATGGAGTGTGCAAAAGGCCATTTCATTCTGAGTCATTATTATCCACCTTGTCCAGAGCCAAGCAAGACTCTTGGAATTACAAAGCATACGGACCCAGATTTCTTCACTATTCTTCTACAAGACCAAATTGGTGGGCTTCAAATTTATCACCAAAATCAATGGATTGATATTCATCCAGTGACTGGAGCCCTAGTTGTCAATCTTGGTGACCTTTTGCAG CTTCTCTCAAATGACAAGTTCAAAAGTGCTGAGCATAGAGTACTGTCAAAACATATTGGGCCAAGGATTTCAGTTGCATGCTTTTTCACAACTCAATTTCAGCCATTTGATAATCTTTATGGCCCAATAAAGGAATTATTATCAGATGAAAATCCTCCTTTGTACAAAAAAACCACAGTGAGAGATTATGTTTCCTATTACAACTCCAATGGACTTGGAGCTCGCCCTCCACTTCTCCATTTAAGACTCTAG
- the LOC132613371 gene encoding protein NRT1/ PTR FAMILY 5.6-like, with translation MYNRSRIFRFLVRHPIYKHEDTSPSPILNAFNVVKAAVLKRHLDYPVSPYQLFRNYSTSATEILPHIAFLRWLDKAAIVEPSPPYPVSTEQAETAGRLFEVEKVKDVKSLIRATTNAFFYEQANYMDDRLGKISHVPIVVFATIKTSTSSIISIICELLKSKGSARRRPPLCRIILGMLFSKLCCLTAWRVEVHRLHHLKVQRVEDGAEVYINLISVFWLTPQFFLVGVMDGLSSSGLQDFFETQVCKSMKGYALEFSEFATSIGKFVSVICIIIFNSWFKEDINASRLDKYYAILMVPTFLNYCICGYVSNWYDNQQLHDMDNAQKLEVT, from the exons ATGTACAATCGTAGCAGGATTTTTCGTTTTCTTGTTAGGCATCCCATCTATAAACACGAGGATACATCTCCTAGCCCCATTCTTAACGCTTTCAACGTTGTTAAAGCGGCAGTTTTAAAGAGACATCTCGATTACCCAGTTTCTCCTTATCAGTTGTTCAGGAATTACAGTACAAGTGCTACAGAAATTCTTCCTCATATTGCATTCCTCAG ATGGTTAGACAAAGCCGCCATTGTGGAACCATCGCCTCCTTATCCAGTATCAACAGAGCAAGCTGAAACTGCCGGCAGGCTGTTTgaggtagaaaaagttaaggatGTGAAAAGCTTGATAA GAGCTACAACAAACGCCTTCTTTTACGAACAAGCTAACTACATGGATGACCGTCTTGGGAAGATATCCCATGTCCCAATAGTAGTTTTTGCTACTATCAAGACTTCCACAAGTTCTATTATATCAATAATATGTGAATTGTTGAAGAGTAAAGGAAGTGCACGACGACGGCCTCCACTGTGCAGAATTATTCTTGGAATGTTATTTTCTAAATTATGTTGTCTTACTGCTTGGAGGGTCGAAGTTCACAGGCTTCATCATTTGAAGGTACAGAGGGTCGAAGACGGGGCTGAGGTATACATTAACCTAATTAGTGTTTTTTGGCTAACACCTCAGTTCTTCTTGGTTGGCGTTATGGATGGACTTTCATCAAGTGGGCTCCAAGATTTCTTTGAAACTCAAGTTTGTAAGTCAATGAAAGGGTATGCTCTAGAATTCAGCGAATTTGCCACTAGCATTGGGAAATTTGTTAGTGTGATCTGCATCATCATTTTCAATTCTTGGTTTAAGGAAGACATAAACGCAAGCCGTTTGGACAAGTACTATGCTATTTTAATGGTTCCTACCTTCCTTAATTATTGCATCTGTGGGTATGTGAGCAACTGGTACGACAATCAGCAGCTCCATGACATGGACAATGCTCAAAAATTAGAAGTTACATAA